The proteins below come from a single Acinonyx jubatus isolate Ajub_Pintada_27869175 chromosome A1, VMU_Ajub_asm_v1.0, whole genome shotgun sequence genomic window:
- the RCBTB1 gene encoding RCC1 and BTB domain-containing protein 1 isoform X3 — translation MGVDHMFFSALKVFAWGYNNCGQVGSGSTTNQPTPRKVTNCLHIKRVVGIACGQTSSMAVLDNGEVYGWGYNGNGQLGLGNNGNQLTPVRVAALHSVCVNQIVCGYAHTLALTDEGLLYAWGANTYGQLGTGNKNNLLSPAHIMVEKERVVEIAACHSAHTSAAKTQGGHVYMWGQCRGQSVILPHLTHFSCTDDVFACFATPAVSWRLLSVEHEDFLTVAESLKKEFDSPETADLKFRIDGKYIHVHKAVLKIRCEHFRSMFQSYWNEDMKEVIEIDQFSYPVYRAFLQYLYTDTVDLPPEDAIGLLDLATSYCENRLKKLCQHIIKRGITVENAFSLFSAAVRYDAEDLEEFCFKFCINHLTEVTQTAAFWQMDGPLLKEFIAKASKCGAFKN, via the exons GTATTTGCTTGGGGGTATAACAACTGTGGCCAGGTCGGATCAGGATCTACAACAAATCAACCAACTCCTCGAAAAGTTACAAACTGTTTACATATTAAGAGGGTGGTTGGCATTGCCTGTGGTCAGACCTCATCCATGGCTGTTCTGGACAATGGGGAG gTGTATGGCTGGGGTTACAATGGCAATGGTCAGCTAGGCTTGGGAAACAATGGCAATCAGCTGACCCCTGTGAGAGTGGCAGCTTTGCACAGCGTGTGTGTGAACCAG ATTGTCTGCGGCTATGCACACACTCTAGCACTAACAGATGAGGGCTTGCTCTATGCCTGGGGAGCTAACACGTATGGGCAGCTGGGAACTGGCAATAAAAATAACCTGCTAAGCCCAGCACACATCATGGTGGAGAAAGAAAG GGTAGTAGAGATTGCGGCCTGCCACTCGGCCCACACGTCGGCTGCCAAGACCCAGGGCGGGCACGTGTACATGTGGGGCCAGTGCCGGGGCCAGTCCGTGATCCTGCCTCACCTCACACACTTCTCCTGCACCGACGACGTGTTCGCCTGCTTCGCCACTCCTGCTGTCTCTTGGCGCCTCCTGTCTGTAG AGCATGAAGACTTTTTAACAGTTGCTGAATCACTGAAGAAAGAATTTGATAGTCCGGAAACTGCTGATCTGAAGTTTCGAATTGATGGGAAATATATCCATGTCCATAAAGCTGTTTTGAAAATCAG GTGTGAGCACTTTCGATCCATGTTCCAGTCTTACTGGAATGAGGATATGAAGGAGGTGATAGAAATAGACCAGTTTTCTTACCCAGTGTACCGTGCCTTTCTCCAGTACCTCTACACAGATACAGTGGACCTGCCACCTGAAGATGCTATAG gtcttTTGGACTTGGCCACGTCTTACTGTGAAAACCGGCTGAAAAAGCTCTGTCAGCACATTATCAAGCGTGGAATTACGGTGGAGAATGCCTTTTCATTATTCTCTGCTGCAGTCAGATACGATGCAGAG GATTTAGAAGAATTCTGCTTTAAGTTTTGCATCAATCATTTGACAGAAGTTACACAGACTGCAGCATTTTGGCAAATGGATGGCCCTCTGCTAAAGGAATTCATTGCTAAAGCCAGTAAATGTGGAGCCTTTAAGAACTGA